GCAGGGGGAGCAGAACAAGATGAGGTGCTGTTTCCCAGCCTGGTTTGGAGGTAGCCAAAGCAACATCAAAGCAGGAGCACCTGCCCCAGCCCTAGGGCGCAGTGGGGAGTTCTGGCAATGTGGCCTCATCCCTGCTGCTTGCCATGACGAGGACACTGATCTCCAGCGTGCCACAGCGGGAGCGCAGGACCCAGGCACCCTGGTATGCTGGCCCGGGCCCCGCTGCCTgcccaggaggaagaggaggagggaggcgAAGGCTGAGCCGCTGGCAGCTGGTGGCATTGCAAGCCATGCTCACAGTGCCCTCAGGGTTGCTGTAGGTGCACTGCTCCGGAGCatcctcccccagcaccccctcccagccctcctCTTTGGGGACACTGGGTGCTCTGGGGCACTGCAGCTGTCCTTGGGAGACCTCCAGTAGGGACCGTCCCTGGAGGGCAGCGGGGCTGGTGCAGGAGGCTTGTGCATGGGTGAGGGGTTCAGCAAAGCCCTGCAGCCAGCCCAGGAGATAGGACAGGTGGCAGTCACAGGCCCAGGGGTTGTCAGCCAGCCCCACGCGTGCCAGCTCCTCATTGGCATCAAAGAGCCCCGGGGGCAGGCGGGCCAGGTGGTTGTGGTCCAGCGCCAGGGCAGTGAGGAGGGGcagcccagccagcagctcGGCTGGCAGGCTGGAGAGGTTGTTGTGGCTCAGCTGCAGCACCGTCAGCCCCGCCAGCCCCTGGAAGACCCTGCTGGGGAGGTGGGCCATAGCGTTGTGTGAGAGCACCAGGGTCTGCAGCACCGAGAGGTTGGCGAAGAGCCCCTGGGGCAGCCTCTCCAGCTGGTTGCGGGCCAGGGAGAGCTGGAGGAGGCGAGGGGTGCCGGCAAAGAGGgtggcaggcagggcagctAGGTGGTTGCCCTCCAGGCTGAGGACAGTGAGGTTGGGGAGCCCAGCGAAGATGTCAGGGGCCAGGCTGGCCAGAGCattgtgctgcagctgcagccgcTGCAGCGCTCTCAGCCCAGCAAAGGTGTCAGCCGGCAGCTCCTGCAGATGGTTACCGTCCAGGCGGAGCTCGACGAGCCGGCCCAGCGCCCCAAAAGTACCAGGGGGCACCTGTGCCAGCAGGTTGTCACTGAGCTTGAGGAGGCGGAGGGCAGTGAGGGGGGCCAGCAGCCCCGCTGGCAGCTCAACCAGGACATTCTGTGAGAGGTCCAGGGTCTGGAGACGGCGGAGCGGGCGGAAGATGCAGGGGGGCAGCACCTCGATCTTGTTCCTTGCCAAGCACAGGTCCTGCAGGCGGTATGTGGCAGCGAAGagccctggctgcagggagCGGATGGCATTGTTGCCCAGGGAGAGCTTGCTGAGGCTGGGCAGCCCGACCAGCACTCCTGGGCTGACCGCCGGCAGGTAGTTACCCGACACCTCTAGCTCAACGAGGCTCGGCAGCCCCAAAAAGGCACCGGCCTCCAGCTCCTGGATGTCATTGTTGAGGAAGACCAGCTTGGTGAGGGTGGTGCTGGGGCCCAGGTCGCCGCTGTGGATGCTGCTCAGGGCTGTCTCCACGAAGAAGAGGTGGGTGGCGTTCCCTGGCAGACCTGCTGGGATCTCCCGCATCCTCTCCTCAGAGCAGAAGACTTTGGAGGTGTCGTAGCACTGGCAGGCAGGGGggcaggacagggacagcccTCCTGCCAGCAGagaccccagccccagcagcatgCAGACGACCAGCCTGCACTGGAGAAGGAGCCAAGCCTCATCCCCTGCCTTGAGAGAGCAGAAATCTGGACCCGcaagcaggtgctgctggggaagcagctTCTGCAGCCAGAAATGCAGCAAGAGCAACCCATTGGGACACATAGgcagctgccctggctgtggggcATCCCTCCAGCCCTGGACCCCAACACCAGCCCAGCGCTCCCCTTGCAGGAGCACTGCCCTCCTAAATCTCTCCCCACCTGCCTCATGCTGTGCATCAgggctcttctctgcaccccagccctgctccagcccaTTCTGTGACAACCAGAGCAGTGCCACCCTTGCCAATCATCCCCACATCCTCCAGAGTGGTGGCCAAGGTGGGAGCTGTGGGGTCCTGTGGGGGTCTTGGGGGAACCCATGGCCTCTTGAGACATCTCTGTGGGCTCAGAGCTGGACTGTGGGCAGGGAAGCACATGAAACACCAGGGTGTGCCACACACACCAGGCAGTGCGGACAacactgcagggctgctctgcgCCCAGTGACAAAAGGAGCAAGCTCCACTGGTTATATTTCTATTATAATTGCCCATCAAATACTTATTTCCCTGTGGGTGGCCAGAGCAGCATTAAACCTGCCTGAGGGATCTTCACCTGGACCAAATGCCTCTTCCCAGCACACGGGAGACACTTTTTGAGACAGTTGAGACAGTGGCCTCCAGACCTCCACCAGTCCCACCCTACTCAGGACAAATGCTGGTGCTGGCAGGTGATGGAGGGTGCTGCCTGCCCCACAGCAATGCccacctgcagacatcccaCACAAGTGGGGCTACCCTGGACTTATGCCAGTGCTCAAAGCAGCGTTGGGCTTGGCTGTTCCTTCCCACCACCTCACTTGTTTTCACACAGAGccaacagcagctcccaccCATCCCAGGCCACCCCAGACTACCTGAGCAGTGTGGCTGTCACTTACCGAGCATGGCATCATGGAGACCACCACCGAGCCTGCGGGAGGTTTGCAGGGACACTGCTCGCTGAGACGGGACAGTGTTTTCTGGAGCGGATGGGAAGGGACAGGCCGTTCCCGCTGGGGCGGAGCTGCCCTCACTGCTTATCGGCAACAACAACCCGTGTCCTTGGAGCGCTTCAAAAAATAACCCGGCCTCAGAGGAACTGGAGGTGAGGCCAGAGGAAGCCACCAGTGAACATCCTGGCAGGGAAGCAGGGTGCCAGCCGTAGACGTCCACTGGCCCTGTGACAGTGGCAGGGGGCTGCTGTCACAGTGGCACTGGTCCCAAACTGAGATCCGTATGTTTGCTTCCAAGAGCTCCCCAAGAGCCTCCCTGGACTATATTAAATCTGTGTGGGGAACAGGGCTAGCAAACATCCCGTGCACAAGAGGAAACCAGGTGCAGcctagcaaggcaaggcaaggcaatgccaCGGTGGGGGGAACCACCCCAGGACCATCATGCTGAGATGCACCAGGTACTTTGCAGTGCAGGACGTGCACCCAGACAATGGTGGGATGGCCAGAGGGACCTGTGGGCCATCTGGACTCCCTGGGAGCTTGCAGCCTGCCTGGGAGAACAGCACACACCACCTTAAGGGCTTCCCTGCAAGGGCCGGTGTTGGAACAGCCTGGGGTAGCAGTGGCCATGGAGGCACCCCCGGGGAAGAGGAGAGACACTTATGTGCATTGAGCTGGACCAGCAGAGCAAACCATGACACACGAAGAAACTCAGCTGACACAAGCCAGTGGCAGCCACACGAGTTCCCCACCACCCTGGGGTGGCACTGGGTAAACCCTCGGGACCTGCCCCAGGGAGGAGGACCGCACAGGAGGCCGCTGGCAGCTCTCAGCTCTGGCAAGAAGCTTGCTGAGGCTTCAGCTCACTCAGCAGAAGCCATAATGCTGCTGTTGGATAGTCAAGCCCTTCTAAGTCCCTCACCCCAGGCTGGCGCCCAGGCCAGTATGGGCTGTGCAACCACAGCCCGCTAAGCCTGTCTCAGCACCACCAGCCTGTACAGGCTTTTCCTCAACATGAAAACACCTCTTAGCAGAGGAAGTCAGGCGCAGTTCCCATCCCTGCTGGGTCATTCCCTGGCTGTGCACGGCGGAGGAGCAAACAAACAGCTCTTGGCACTGGGGGTGGACAACTGTGCTTTAATGGAGAGGTCACAAAGCAGCACCAAACAGCCCTGCGGCATGGTCCCGCATCTCCCGACATCATGCAGGTGCCAGCCTGGAGGAGCATCCTATCATGTGCAGGAGCATGGGGCTGTGTGTGCCAGCACTGGCTCACAGGGTGCCCATGGGGTGCACACCAAGTGTGACCCCTGTCCCGTGGCAGCAATCCCCAGGCAGCCTGGGACCACACGCTGGGGTGAGCTGGACTCTTCCACAGCTGGACAACGCACGGTGGCCACTGGAGAacggggggtgctgggggacagTGTGTCCGCTGCCTGCAATTTGCAGAGCAGCCAGAGCTTGCTGCCCCCCTCCAGCATGCACCACCACCAGCCTGAGGGCTGCGACAGGCAGCAGGCCTGGACACACACAGGGGGACACTCGGGGTGGGAAGAGCGAGAGGAGAGGATGCAGCTTTGCCAGGTGTAGCAGGGCCAGGCTGCTTGCTGCCTGGCAGGGTATGCACAAGGGGGTCAGGGCAGCGAGGACCAGCGGtggggggcagcaggagcagttCCATGGGGAAGCAGTCCTGGGGGACCGCAGCCCTAGCATACTCAGCACCGAAGCCGCTCCCATCCCTCGCAGGGGAAAAGGCATTTGCAACGTGCCCCCAGGGAAgtggcagccagcacagccaggcagcGGGTCCAGCTGTGTGCATTCTTCGTACCCATCACCTACCTCTCTAATCTGcctccagcagggctggggcaaGCCAGGACACCGCAGGCAGGGGCACAGTCGCGGGAGGGTCAGCACCAGCATGAGGTGGGGGCtcaggggagctgctgctgcgccCATACACCAGCTCGTGGCTCTGTGGGTGGGAGATGCACAAGGGCAgggggagcaggaggctgctgggggCAGGGGAAGGTGCCGGCTGTGTGCTGGCCCGTCCCGcctgcaggcagggagggcagctTGGACACAGCCGGGTCACTCGGGGtgtgccagcccagccctgagAGGATCCCTGCCTGGACACAGGAGAGCTACAAAGCAGCACAAGGACATGCAGCCCTGCTGGGGCCAAAGGTTCTTGGTGCATGACGGACACGTCTGCCTGCCCGGGCAGggacagaggctgcaggagtggGGACGGGAGTGCGGGGGCAGGGGACAAGTTGGGAAGAGGGGCcaggggagggcagcaggcagtgcaAGGGCAGGCAGTGCTGGAGAGGACAATgcaaggggaaggagagggaagactTGTTGTTTGGAGTAAGCACCATCACGACCAGGCTGTGTCTCCCTGCTTGAGGGGTCCActctcagcaccccacaccctGGGTGCCACCCCCAGGCTGGGAATGGGCATGGAGGCTGTGCTggaggcaggaggggctggtgacagagagcagctggggggacaccctgctgcagagcagggacagggcaaagcagagcaggacaagagGACAGGACGGGGTGATGCTGGTCTGTCCCAGTCAGCAAGGGCAGCTGATGCAGAGCTACTGTTTTGTCCTTCAGCCCTGTAGGGAGGGAACACCCTGCCAGCATCACTCCCCCCAGGGTCTGCCAGGCACTCAGGCTTCGTTAGGTGCCTTCATCCTCATGAGCACAACGTGGCTCTTCCTCCTACAGCCATAGACCACCAGTGCCACAAGAGTAGCGAGTAGGGCCACGCACACCAGCACGATGACCGCCACCACCACCCCACTCTGCGTGCGCGTcagcccccaccagcccctctcctcctcttcctcctcctctcgaGGGGAAACCGGCAGCCCCACAGGAGGCTCCGTCCAGGCGCCCTCCGGCAATGCCGCCTCCGAGGGGTGAGTGGGGAGTGGGgtgctgggatggggggagGCAGAGGGGGACTGAGGGACGAGGAGCTGGTCCCGCGGTAGCCTGGCAATGGGGGTGTCCCgcagggcagggggctgggcaCACAGCGGGGGTGTCTCGCCCACCTTGTGGGGGTTGTTCTCCAGCCAGCGCCATAGGGGCAGGATGCCCTCATCACAGCGCCAGGAGTTGTTGTGCAGCTTCACCTCCCGCAGGGTGGCCAGCGGGGAGAAGATGCCAGCAGGCAGGTATTCCAGGGCATTGGAGTGCAGCTGCAAGTGCCGCAGCATTGGGGTGGCCCCAAAGAGACCCCGTGGCAGCGCCTGCAGCTGGTTGTGGTGCAGAGAGATGTTCTGCAGCTTGGGAAGCCCCTCCAGGGCCTGGGCATCCAGGCGGCGCAAGGCGTTGGAGTGCAGcgacagctccagcagctcctccaggccCTGGAAAGCCCCCGGCGCCAGCGAGCGCAGCCGGTTCTTGCTGAggaccaggagctgcagctgggtgAGGTTGCTGAAGACAGCTGTGGGAAGGGTGGAGAGCTCATTCTCGTAGAGCCACAGCTCGCGCAGGTCAGGCATGGGCCCAAAGGCACCGGGGGAGATGTCCCGCAGGCGGTTGACGTGCAGGGTGATCTTGGTGAGGGCGCGCAGGGGCAGGAAGATGCCGCTTGGCAGGGTGGCAAGGAGGTTGTTGGACAGGTAGAGCTTCTGCAGGTTCCCGTTGTGCAGGAAGAGCTCCGGGGACAATGTCTCCAGCTGGTTCTggtgcagccccagctcctgcagctctggcagccCATCAAAGGCGCCCACTGGGATCTGCCGGAGCCGGTTCTCATAGAGCCGCAGCACCTGCAGCCGTGCCAGCCGCTCGAAGGCCCGGGGTGGCAAGCGGTCGATGTTGTTCCTGGCCAGGTTGAGCTTGGTGAGGCTGGTGAGCTGGTCAAACAGACCTTCCTTCAGCTCCTGCAGGTTGTTCccatggagctgcagctccctgaGGTTGCTCAGGTGGGCGAAGTGGGAAGGCTCAACCCGGAGGATCTGGTTGCTGGAGAGAAGCAGCGACTCCAGCTTGTCCAGGGGCTCGAAGACCTGCACGGGAAGCTCCTGCAGCTTGTTGCTGGCCAGGCTGAGGTAGCGCAAGTCTGGCAGGTACTGGAAAGCCCCAGGGCTGATGCGCGACAGGTTGTTCTTCTCAATGCGCAGCCCGATCAGCAGGGAGGCGTTGCCAAAGGATGCGTCACCCAGCTCAGTGATGCGTGTGTTGATGATCTGGAGGGTCATGGCatttgcagggatggggctggggaccaCGGTGATGCCGGCACCAGAGCACTCCACCTGGGCAGTGCGGACACACTGGCACTGCTCCGGGCACTGGCCACCGGCCAACTGGATGCCCACCAgtagcagcagccacagccaccaGCCTCCCTGCTCCATGGGCCTGCAGCAAAAACAAAGGAGGGAGGCTCAGCCGCTGTGATTTCGCAGCCCCCCAGGGCCACTGCTGGGCTGgatgctgctgtgtccctggaGAAGCCCCCGAGGCTGCGGCCGCTCTCCTGCCCCAGCGAGGCAGAGCCGGGGGCAGGCAGggccgggcacagcccaggcagCAGCGCAGAGCGGGATGGAGccggggcgcctggctgccataCCACAGCAATTAGTGGCATTGCTGGCGTCCCCCTCGCTCGGCTCCTGTAGCGGCCAGGAGCACAGTTTCCCATTTTACAGTGAGCATGGCGAGCTGGTACCAGCAGCATTGGCCTCCTGGCACCACCAAACAGCCAAGAGCTTCACCAGAGCTGgcccacagcacccacagatGAGTGGGTCCCAGGGATGCTCACTGGGGGCAGGAAGAAAGGTGGTCCCCACCTCAGGACCCTCCTGGCTCTGCCTGGCAGCAAGCGGCTCTGAGCTCCTGTCGCTGAGCCAAGAGCAGTCGGTGCTGGTAGCAGTGCCCAGGCGTGTTTGAGATAAaccctgcagcagcctgggtCAGTGGGACCCTctgccagctctccagcccAGGCTGGGTAGGGGGGTAGCCCTGTCCACACCCCATCCCTTGCAGAAGGTCTCAGCCCTGGCCGATTTTGGCGGTGAGAGCGGGGTGTCTGGTGTGAGCATCTGTGTGCAGGCTGGTCCCAGGGTAGTGCCTGGAGCCCAGGGGATCTCTAGAGCCTGCGGGGAGTGAGGGCTTTACAGGACAGTCCTCCATCACTCCACATGCACAGCCACCATGGACaccctctcctcccttctctgGTTTGGGAGGTTCCTCCGCCCGCAGATCAAAGCCGCAGCCTTGTGCCAGGCTGGCACTGAGCAGCCCCCCACTAACAGGTTGGAGTGGTacaagggagggagaaaa
The sequence above is a segment of the Columba livia isolate bColLiv1 breed racing homer chromosome 9, bColLiv1.pat.W.v2, whole genome shotgun sequence genome. Coding sequences within it:
- the LRRC15 gene encoding leucine-rich repeat-containing protein 15; amino-acid sequence: MEQGGWWLWLLLLVGIQLAGGQCPEQCQCVRTAQVECSGAGITVVPSPIPANAMTLQIINTRITELGDASFGNASLLIGLRIEKNNLSRISPGAFQYLPDLRYLSLASNKLQELPVQVFEPLDKLESLLLSSNQILRVEPSHFAHLSNLRELQLHGNNLQELKEGLFDQLTSLTKLNLARNNIDRLPPRAFERLARLQVLRLYENRLRQIPVGAFDGLPELQELGLHQNQLETLSPELFLHNGNLQKLYLSNNLLATLPSGIFLPLRALTKITLHVNRLRDISPGAFGPMPDLRELWLYENELSTLPTAVFSNLTQLQLLVLSKNRLRSLAPGAFQGLEELLELSLHSNALRRLDAQALEGLPKLQNISLHHNQLQALPRGLFGATPMLRHLQLHSNALEYLPAGIFSPLATLREVKLHNNSWRCDEGILPLWRWLENNPHKVGETPPLCAQPPALRDTPIARLPRDQLLVPQSPSASPHPSTPLPTHPSEAALPEGAWTEPPVGLPVSPREEEEEEERGWWGLTRTQSGVVVAVIVLVCVALLATLVALVVYGCRRKSHVVLMRMKAPNEARVALLWLSQNGLEQGWGAEKSPDAQHEAGGERFRRAVLLQGERWAGVGVQGWRDAPQPGQLPMCPNGLLLLHFWLQKLLPQQHLLAGPDFCSLKAGDEAWLLLQCRLVVCMLLGLGSLLAGGLSLSCPPACQCYDTSKVFCSEERMREIPAGLPGNATHLFFVETALSSIHSGDLGPSTTLTKLVFLNNDIQELEAGAFLGLPSLVELEVSGNYLPAVSPGVLVGLPSLSKLSLGNNAIRSLQPGLFAATYRLQDLCLARNKIEVLPPCIFRPLRRLQTLDLSQNVLVELPAGLLAPLTALRLLKLSDNLLAQVPPGTFGALGRLVELRLDGNHLQELPADTFAGLRALQRLQLQHNALASLAPDIFAGLPNLTVLSLEGNHLAALPATLFAGTPRLLQLSLARNQLERLPQGLFANLSVLQTLVLSHNAMAHLPSRVFQGLAGLTVLQLSHNNLSSLPAELLAGLPLLTALALDHNHLARLPPGLFDANEELARVGLADNPWACDCHLSYLLGWLQGFAEPLTHAQASCTSPAALQGRSLLEVSQGQLQCPRAPSVPKEEGWEGVLGEDAPEQCTYSNPEGTVSMACNATSCQRLSLRLPPPLPPGQAAGPGPAYQGAWVLRSRCGTLEISVLVMASSRDEATLPELPTAP